The Haloarchaeobius amylolyticus genome window below encodes:
- the lrpA1 gene encoding HTH-type transcriptional regulator LrpA1, translating into MSTQSTADRILSVLEEDAQASYAEIADRADVSKPTVRKYIRKLEDEGVIVGYSADVDPKKLSSQSIAMVGIDVDSGSYVETTRTLKELDSVESLYTSSGDHMLMAEVRAADGDALGDVIHDEILAIEGVTAAHPSFLQERLK; encoded by the coding sequence ATGAGTACGCAGTCGACGGCCGACCGCATCCTGTCGGTTCTCGAAGAGGATGCCCAGGCCTCCTACGCCGAGATCGCGGACCGGGCGGACGTCTCGAAACCGACGGTCAGGAAGTACATCCGCAAACTGGAGGACGAGGGTGTCATCGTCGGCTACTCCGCCGACGTGGACCCGAAGAAGCTCTCCAGCCAGTCCATCGCCATGGTCGGCATCGACGTGGACAGTGGGAGCTACGTCGAGACCACCCGGACCCTGAAGGAGCTGGACTCGGTCGAGTCGCTGTACACCTCCAGCGGGGACCACATGCTGATGGCCGAGGTGCGGGCGGCCGACGGTGACGCGCTCGGGGACGTCATCCACGACGAGATCCTCGCCATCGAGGGCGTGACCGCCGCCCACCCGTCGTTCCTGCAGGAGCGACTGAAGTAG
- a CDS encoding nitroreductase/quinone reductase family protein produces the protein MASSAAEAPIRVERVQPAPRPLVRLVNPVVRLVLASPLHVFLSRYFCLIRFAGRRTGREYSIPVTYWEGDADEDYDVAVVTRSNWWKNFQGGHEVRLRLRGATVHGVATAVPDDREVARFARARLAESPANARLLGLRIEGHRLPTVDELRPAVANTVLLRITVLDND, from the coding sequence ATGGCATCGTCGGCCGCCGAGGCGCCCATCCGGGTCGAGCGCGTCCAGCCCGCGCCACGCCCGCTGGTCAGGCTGGTCAACCCGGTGGTCCGGCTGGTGCTCGCCTCGCCGCTCCACGTCTTCCTCAGCAGGTACTTCTGTCTCATCAGGTTCGCGGGGCGGCGGACCGGTCGCGAGTACTCCATCCCGGTCACCTACTGGGAGGGCGACGCCGACGAGGACTACGACGTGGCGGTCGTCACGCGCTCGAACTGGTGGAAGAACTTCCAGGGCGGCCACGAGGTTCGACTCCGGCTCCGTGGCGCGACGGTCCACGGCGTCGCGACCGCGGTTCCCGACGACCGCGAGGTCGCCCGGTTCGCCCGGGCACGGCTGGCGGAGAGTCCGGCGAACGCCCGCCTGCTGGGGCTCAGAATCGAGGGGCACCGGCTCCCGACCGTCGACGAACTGCGGCCGGCGGTCGCCAACACGGTGTTGCTCCGCATCACGGTACTCGACAACGACTGA
- a CDS encoding thiamine pyrophosphate-dependent enzyme: protein MSAFNAIGEDREIDRDEFTPTNEPQPTWCPGCGDFGVLKALKQALPEVGLNPEEVLTVTGIGCSGKLNSYLDSYGFHTIHGRSLPVARAAKLANDGLEVIAAGGDGDGYGIGGNHFMHTARENHDMTYIVFNNEVFGLTKGQTSPTSPKGHKSKTTPHGNTKTPIRPLSLALTSGATYIARTAAVNPNQAKEIIKEAIEHDGFAHVDFLTQCPTWNKDARQYVPYIDIQDSDDYEHDIHDREEASRMMYETETQLYEGTVLTGRYYVDEDAESYQAQKKDVGEMPEEPLAERYFDDDYDWERSYDLLDRHK from the coding sequence ATGAGTGCATTCAACGCAATCGGAGAAGACCGCGAGATCGACCGCGACGAGTTCACACCGACGAACGAACCCCAGCCGACCTGGTGTCCGGGGTGCGGTGACTTCGGTGTCCTCAAGGCGCTGAAGCAGGCGCTCCCGGAGGTCGGCCTGAACCCCGAGGAGGTCCTGACCGTCACGGGTATCGGGTGTTCCGGCAAACTGAACAGCTACCTCGACAGCTACGGCTTCCACACCATCCACGGCCGCTCCCTGCCCGTCGCGCGTGCCGCGAAGCTCGCCAACGACGGCCTGGAGGTCATCGCCGCCGGCGGTGACGGTGACGGCTACGGTATCGGCGGGAACCACTTCATGCACACCGCCCGGGAGAACCACGACATGACCTACATCGTGTTCAACAACGAGGTCTTCGGCCTGACGAAGGGCCAGACCTCGCCCACCTCGCCCAAGGGCCACAAGTCGAAGACGACGCCCCACGGGAACACGAAGACCCCCATCCGGCCGCTCTCGCTGGCCCTGACCTCGGGTGCGACGTACATCGCCCGCACCGCCGCGGTCAACCCGAACCAGGCCAAGGAGATCATCAAGGAGGCCATCGAGCACGACGGCTTCGCGCACGTCGACTTCCTCACCCAGTGCCCGACCTGGAACAAGGACGCCCGCCAGTACGTCCCCTACATCGACATCCAGGATTCGGACGACTACGAGCACGACATCCACGACCGCGAGGAGGCCTCGCGCATGATGTACGAGACCGAGACCCAGCTCTACGAGGGGACGGTCCTCACCGGTCGCTACTACGTCGACGAGGACGCCGAGTCCTACCAGGCACAGAAGAAGGACGTCGGTGAGATGCCCGAGGAGCCGCTCGCCGAGCGCTACTTCGACGACGACTACGACTGGGAGCGTAGCTACGACCTGCTCGACCGCCACAAGTAA
- a CDS encoding DMT family transporter, whose product MDEETTGALLVVVSAVGFGTLGIFGKLAEAAGLTVPTLLAARFVIASLLVWGVLSMRGNASVLTGRGLAVALGLGTLGYALMSGLYFVGLGYLTAGLAGIVLYTYPAFVVCLALLSGRETVTPRLVAALVLCLAGVALVLGVDPAGADPLGVTIVLAAAVVYAGYITASGMALDSVRPRTLTAHVLPAAGGAFLAVGSLTGTLSVPAGPAQWSVVVGISLVATIVPIFAFFAGIQRVGASRASVLSTVEPAVTVALGAVYLSEPVTVTTVVGGVLVLAGVVLAQS is encoded by the coding sequence GTGGACGAAGAGACCACCGGTGCGTTGCTCGTCGTCGTCTCCGCGGTCGGCTTCGGGACTCTCGGTATCTTCGGCAAGCTCGCCGAGGCCGCCGGCCTGACAGTCCCGACGCTGCTCGCCGCCCGATTCGTCATCGCCAGCCTGCTCGTCTGGGGAGTCCTGAGTATGCGTGGCAACGCCAGCGTCCTCACGGGGCGCGGGCTCGCGGTCGCTCTCGGCCTCGGGACTCTCGGCTACGCCCTGATGAGTGGTCTCTACTTCGTCGGGCTGGGCTACCTCACGGCCGGACTGGCGGGCATCGTCCTCTACACCTACCCGGCGTTCGTCGTCTGCCTCGCGCTCCTGAGCGGGCGCGAGACCGTCACGCCCCGGCTCGTCGCCGCGCTCGTGCTCTGTCTCGCCGGGGTGGCGCTGGTCCTCGGCGTCGACCCGGCAGGTGCGGACCCACTCGGCGTGACCATCGTGCTCGCCGCCGCGGTCGTCTACGCCGGCTACATCACCGCCAGCGGGATGGCACTGGACTCGGTCCGGCCCCGGACGCTGACGGCGCACGTCCTGCCCGCAGCCGGCGGCGCCTTTCTCGCGGTCGGGAGCCTGACCGGGACGCTGTCGGTCCCTGCGGGCCCGGCCCAGTGGAGCGTGGTGGTCGGCATCTCGCTCGTCGCGACCATCGTCCCCATCTTCGCCTTCTTCGCGGGCATCCAGCGCGTCGGCGCGAGCCGCGCCAGCGTCCTGAGCACGGTCGAGCCGGCCGTGACGGTCGCGCTGGGGGCGGTCTATCTCTCGGAACCCGTGACGGTGACGACCGTCGTAGGTGGGGTGCTGGTGCTCGCCGGTGTGGTGCTGGCGCAGTCGTAG
- a CDS encoding SRPBCC family protein, translated as MPTYRRETVVRAPFEDVWEFHSKVSGLEALTPDWMHLRVESVTGPDGDPDPGILEPGAEIDMSMRPLNVGPRQRWTSVITEREEDDGAAFFRDEMRGGPFRKWVHTHSFYATDGGTKVEDRVEYRLPLGGLGDIAGPLAWVGFEPMFRARHRATKKLLES; from the coding sequence ATGCCTACCTACCGCCGCGAGACCGTCGTCCGCGCGCCCTTCGAGGACGTCTGGGAGTTCCACTCGAAGGTCTCCGGCCTCGAAGCCCTCACGCCCGACTGGATGCACCTCCGCGTCGAATCGGTCACCGGCCCCGACGGCGACCCGGACCCCGGCATCCTCGAACCCGGCGCCGAGATCGACATGTCGATGCGCCCCCTGAACGTCGGCCCGCGCCAGCGCTGGACCTCCGTCATCACCGAGCGCGAGGAGGACGACGGCGCGGCGTTCTTCCGCGACGAGATGCGCGGCGGCCCCTTCCGGAAGTGGGTCCACACCCATAGCTTCTACGCGACCGACGGCGGCACCAAGGTCGAGGACCGGGTGGAGTACCGCCTGCCACTGGGCGGCCTCGGCGACATCGCGGGGCCGCTGGCCTGGGTCGGCTTCGAGCCCATGTTCCGGGCGCGCCACAGGGCGACGAAGAAACTGCTCGAGTCCTGA
- a CDS encoding DMT family transporter has protein sequence MFAGLAARTDDVPPWVALVVAVLAVSTSAPLVRLSEAPSTVKALYRVAFMTAIVAPIALRRGSGDFERIGRKDLGVALVAGVALAAHFALWFVSLDLTTIAASATLVQTQPLFVALGGWALLDERVTTKTVVGILIAVLGASLMGLDAASNSGASAPLLGNVLAVLAAAMASGYVLAGRSLRQRIRVFPYVTVVYAACTVVLLGVVLVQGHDLLGYPPREWALFLAMAVGPGIFGHTVVNWVLERVESWVVSVSLLGEPVGSALLALALFAEVPGLLTIGGGAVVLVGIGLTVFSREKGDTDDEDVDSARADVPAE, from the coding sequence GTGTTCGCCGGACTCGCCGCCAGAACCGACGACGTGCCGCCGTGGGTCGCCCTCGTCGTGGCCGTCCTCGCGGTCAGCACGAGCGCCCCGCTCGTCCGCCTCTCGGAGGCCCCGAGCACCGTGAAGGCGCTCTACCGCGTCGCGTTCATGACGGCCATCGTCGCCCCCATCGCCCTGCGGCGGGGCTCCGGCGACTTCGAACGCATCGGCCGCAAGGACCTCGGCGTCGCCCTGGTCGCGGGTGTCGCGCTCGCGGCGCACTTCGCGCTCTGGTTCGTGAGCCTCGATTTGACCACTATCGCAGCCAGTGCGACGCTCGTCCAGACGCAACCCCTCTTCGTCGCGCTTGGCGGGTGGGCGCTGCTGGACGAGCGCGTGACGACGAAGACCGTCGTCGGCATCCTCATCGCGGTCCTCGGCGCGTCGCTGATGGGCCTCGACGCCGCCTCGAACTCGGGGGCCAGTGCGCCCCTGCTCGGGAACGTGCTGGCGGTGCTGGCGGCCGCGATGGCCTCCGGCTACGTGCTGGCGGGTCGGTCGCTCCGCCAGCGGATTCGCGTGTTCCCGTACGTCACCGTCGTCTACGCGGCCTGTACCGTGGTGCTGCTCGGGGTGGTGCTCGTGCAGGGCCACGACCTCCTCGGCTACCCGCCCCGGGAGTGGGCCCTGTTCCTCGCGATGGCGGTCGGCCCCGGTATCTTCGGCCACACCGTCGTCAACTGGGTGCTGGAGCGCGTGGAGTCCTGGGTCGTGAGCGTCTCGCTCCTTGGCGAGCCGGTCGGGAGCGCCCTCCTCGCGCTGGCGCTGTTCGCGGAGGTCCCCGGCCTGCTCACCATCGGCGGTGGCGCCGTGGTACTCGTCGGTATCGGCCTGACCGTGTTCTCTCGGGAGAAGGGCGACACGGACGACGAGGACGTCGACTCTGCGAGGGCCGACGTTCCCGCCGAGTGA
- a CDS encoding NAD(P)/FAD-dependent oxidoreductase, protein MAHVVVVGGGPAGLSAALFTAKNGLETTVFDTDGTWMHKAHLFNYLGIESEDGSAFMDDAREQVDDFGVDRHQGEEVTGVEAAGDGFTVTTADDEYEADYVVLATGANRDLAEGLGCDFDGDVVDVGVSMETSVADAYATGAMVRDQEWQAIISAGDGAAAALNILSKEEGEHFHDFDTPEDAE, encoded by the coding sequence ATGGCTCACGTAGTCGTCGTCGGTGGCGGACCGGCAGGACTGTCCGCCGCCCTGTTCACCGCGAAGAACGGCCTCGAGACGACCGTCTTCGACACCGACGGGACCTGGATGCACAAAGCTCATCTATTCAACTACCTCGGCATCGAGTCCGAGGACGGCTCGGCGTTCATGGACGACGCCCGCGAGCAGGTCGACGACTTCGGCGTCGACCGCCACCAGGGCGAGGAGGTCACCGGCGTCGAGGCCGCCGGCGACGGCTTCACCGTCACCACAGCGGACGACGAGTACGAGGCGGACTACGTCGTGCTCGCGACCGGCGCGAACCGTGACCTCGCCGAGGGCCTCGGCTGTGACTTCGACGGCGACGTGGTCGACGTGGGCGTCTCCATGGAGACGAGCGTCGCGGACGCCTACGCGACCGGCGCGATGGTCCGCGACCAGGAGTGGCAGGCCATCATCTCCGCCGGGGACGGTGCGGCCGCCGCCCTGAACATCCTCTCGAAGGAGGAGGGCGAGCACTTCCACGACTTCGACACGCCCGAAGACGCGGAGTGA
- a CDS encoding 2-oxoacid:acceptor oxidoreductase subunit alpha, with the protein MTDDELIWRIAGGSGDGIDSTSQNFAKALMRAGLHIFTHRHYPSRIRGGHTYVEIRASGDDVQSRGDGYNCLLALGDSFARNPKEEAVYGDEEIKPLSENLDELREGGIIVYDTGLFDEEDIEELNLEERAEENGWHLYPFDLRGLAKEHGREVMRNTAGVGVTAALLGMDLQHIEDLMTDAMSGDILENNLAILEEAYEMAEEQFDFEHDLRVPTGEHDEEQVLVSGSNAIAYGAIDAGCRFIAGYPMTPWTDVFTIMSQNLPQMGGISEQVEDEIAAAALAVGASHAGAKAMSGSSGGGFALMSEPLGLAEMTETPLVLIESMRAGPSTGMPTKPEQGDLEHVLYTSQGDSQRVVFAPGNIEEAYEQTRMAFHIAYEYQIPTILIYDQKLSGENQNLDESFFDREPDASLGSTLTEEELSEAAHDVAGKFKRFQSDPDETENGVSPRSLPGQKGGRYLASGNEHWPSGHIAEDPDNRVLQMDRRKRKLESIREELNEEHETQQTYFGPDEADYGIITWGSSQGSVKEAVDRLNDDGHSVRAISVSDMMPFPETEVTEFLESVEEAMVVEMNATAQFRGLLQKELGAYGEKLSSLLKYNGNPFEPAEIVEGYEINLDGGSEEPASQVRIEPAAGD; encoded by the coding sequence ATGACTGATGATGAACTTATCTGGCGAATCGCAGGTGGTTCCGGTGACGGGATCGACTCGACGAGCCAGAACTTCGCGAAAGCCCTGATGCGTGCCGGGCTGCATATCTTCACACACCGACACTATCCGTCGCGCATTCGCGGCGGCCACACCTACGTGGAGATCCGCGCATCTGGGGACGACGTACAGTCTCGGGGAGACGGGTACAACTGCTTGCTCGCCCTTGGCGACTCGTTCGCCCGTAACCCGAAGGAAGAAGCCGTCTACGGTGACGAAGAGATCAAGCCGCTCTCGGAGAACCTCGACGAGCTCCGTGAGGGTGGCATCATCGTCTACGACACCGGCCTCTTCGACGAGGAGGACATCGAGGAGCTGAACCTCGAGGAACGCGCCGAGGAGAACGGCTGGCACCTCTACCCGTTCGACCTTCGCGGCCTCGCGAAGGAGCACGGTCGCGAGGTCATGCGCAACACCGCGGGTGTCGGCGTCACCGCCGCACTGCTGGGCATGGACCTCCAGCACATCGAGGACCTCATGACGGACGCCATGTCCGGCGACATCCTCGAGAACAACCTCGCCATCCTCGAGGAGGCCTACGAGATGGCCGAGGAGCAGTTCGACTTCGAGCACGACCTGCGCGTCCCCACCGGGGAGCACGACGAGGAGCAGGTCCTCGTCTCCGGGTCGAACGCCATCGCCTACGGTGCCATCGACGCCGGCTGCCGCTTCATCGCCGGCTACCCGATGACCCCGTGGACCGACGTGTTCACCATCATGTCCCAGAACCTGCCCCAGATGGGCGGCATCTCCGAGCAGGTCGAGGACGAGATCGCCGCGGCCGCCCTGGCCGTCGGCGCCAGCCACGCCGGCGCGAAGGCCATGTCCGGGTCGTCCGGCGGTGGCTTCGCGCTCATGTCCGAGCCGCTCGGTCTCGCCGAGATGACCGAGACGCCGCTCGTCCTCATCGAGTCCATGCGTGCCGGTCCCTCGACCGGGATGCCGACCAAGCCCGAGCAGGGTGACCTCGAACACGTCCTGTACACCAGCCAGGGCGACTCCCAGCGCGTCGTCTTCGCGCCGGGCAACATCGAGGAGGCGTACGAGCAGACCCGCATGGCGTTCCACATCGCCTACGAGTACCAGATTCCGACCATCCTCATCTACGACCAGAAGCTCTCCGGCGAGAACCAGAACCTCGACGAGAGCTTCTTCGACCGCGAGCCCGACGCGAGCCTGGGCTCGACGCTCACCGAGGAGGAACTGTCCGAGGCGGCCCACGACGTCGCCGGCAAGTTCAAGCGCTTCCAGTCGGACCCCGACGAGACCGAGAACGGCGTCAGCCCGCGCTCCCTGCCGGGACAGAAGGGCGGTCGCTACCTCGCGTCGGGTAACGAGCACTGGCCGTCGGGCCACATCGCCGAGGACCCGGACAACCGCGTCCTCCAGATGGACCGCCGCAAGCGCAAGCTCGAGTCCATCCGCGAGGAGCTGAACGAGGAACACGAGACCCAGCAGACCTACTTCGGCCCCGACGAGGCCGACTACGGTATCATCACCTGGGGCTCCTCCCAGGGTAGCGTGAAGGAGGCCGTCGACCGCCTCAACGACGACGGCCACTCCGTCAGGGCCATCAGCGTCTCCGACATGATGCCGTTCCCGGAGACCGAGGTCACCGAGTTCCTCGAGAGCGTCGAGGAGGCCATGGTCGTCGAGATGAACGCCACGGCCCAGTTCCGTGGCCTGCTCCAGAAGGAGCTCGGCGCCTACGGCGAGAAGCTCTCCTCGCTGCTGAAGTACAACGGCAACCCGTTCGAGCCCGCCGAGATCGTCGAGGGCTACGAGATCAACCTCGACGGCGGCTCCGAGGAACCGGCCTCTCAGGTCCGTATCGAGCCCGCAGCAGGTGATTAG